ATATGCCTGGCTGACCTATGTGCTAGTTTTTGTTATGTCTATACTGGCCAACGCTACCGTAATAGCCCCGGTGCCCTTTGCCATTTCCATAATGGTTGCGGCCGCTACCAATTTTAACCCGGTGATGGTAGCCCTGTTTGGTGCTTTGGGCGGCAGTCTGGGTGAAATGAGCGGTTATTTTGCCGGCCGTCTGGGCAAGAAACTGGCTATTCCCGAAGGGCTGGTGGGTTACAGCCGGGTGGAAAGCTGGATACAAAAATACGGGGCTTGGGCAATTGCCTTTCTGGCTGCCCAGCCGGTAGTGCCTTTTGATGTGGGCGGGCTTATTGCCGGGTTGGCACGCATGCCTGTCCACAAGTTTTTGCCAGCCCTTTTTCTGGGTAAATTCCCCAAGTATATTGTGATGGTGTATGCCGGAATAGGCCTGATAGACTGGCTGCCTTTCCTGAAGAGCTAGGTGCTTGTTTAGCTTTAA
This sequence is a window from Dehalococcoides mccartyi 195. Protein-coding genes within it:
- a CDS encoding VTT domain-containing protein — its product is MEEKRKQSLKEQLKAVNWGSLLLTFGALIALSFLLAWGLNSLVDNLEVPLDEYAWLTYVLVFVMSILANATVIAPVPFAISIMVAAATNFNPVMVALFGALGGSLGEMSGYFAGRLGKKLAIPEGLVGYSRVESWIQKYGAWAIAFLAAQPVVPFDVGGLIAGLARMPVHKFLPALFLGKFPKYIVMVYAGIGLIDWLPFLKS